The nucleotide window AACGGAAACCCCTAGGTGGCAGGAGTTGGTGTACGCCACGGATTTGGTTTCCGGGGACACAAAAGCGTCCAGAATGGAGATGAACGGTTCGTTCTGGTAGTACGCCGCGTAAACATCCCGCAGCGCTTCAGCGGTCGTCTTTTTCGCCAGAGGCGCGTAAAGAGTGGCCAGGATGCCGCGGTTCATCGGCGCCAGATGCGGCACAAAAATGAAATCATTCTTGAGCGCTCGTCCTTTTTTGGCTTCGGCCGCGGCTTTCCCCCATTCCTGGTAAATCTCCGGATGGTGGCGATGCCCTTTCAGGCCGTACGCCTGCATAGACTCGTTGGCTTCGCAATATTGAAACAAGGGGTCCACTTTTTTGCCGGCGCCGGAAATGCCGCTTTTGGCGTCAACAATCACGGGGCCTTTCCCCAACAATCCATTGGCGGCCAGCGGTAGCCCGGCCAAAATGGACGTTGTGGCATAACAACCCGGATTGGCGACAAGCCGCGCCCGCCGGATCTTATCCCGGTAGCGTTCCGGAAGCCCGTAAACCGCTTCTTTCAAGAGTTTGGGAACCGGGTGGGTTCCGTACCACCGGGAGTAAAGAGCGGATTCTTCCAGCCGGAAGTCTGCCGAAAGATCAATGACCCGCGCGCCGTTTTCCAGCAGCGCCGCCGCGGTTTTGGCCGCGGCTCCATGAGGGAGTCCCAAAAAAACCACATCGGAGGCCTTCGCCACAGTGCCCGTGTTCAATTTTTTCAGGACGAGCGAGCACCGGTCTTTCAGAAATTTGTGGATCTCCTGAACCGGTTTTCCGGAGAAGCTCTCCGATGTGAGATGCGCTAATCTGACGCGAGGATGACGTATGAGATAGCGCAATAGTTCTGCGCC belongs to Elusimicrobiota bacterium and includes:
- the argC gene encoding N-acetyl-gamma-glutamyl-phosphate reductase yields the protein MIRVSIVGATGYTGAELLRYLIRHPRVRLAHLTSESFSGKPVQEIHKFLKDRCSLVLKKLNTGTVAKASDVVFLGLPHGAAAKTAAALLENGARVIDLSADFRLEESALYSRWYGTHPVPKLLKEAVYGLPERYRDKIRRARLVANPGCYATTSILAGLPLAANGLLGKGPVIVDAKSGISGAGKKVDPLFQYCEANESMQAYGLKGHRHHPEIYQEWGKAAAEAKKGRALKNDFIFVPHLAPMNRGILATLYAPLAKKTTAEALRDVYAAYYQNEPFISILDAFVSPETKSVAYTNSCHLGVSVDPSGKHAIVVAALDNLVKGASGQAIQNMNLMFGLDETTGLL